A stretch of the Macrobrachium nipponense isolate FS-2020 chromosome 23, ASM1510439v2, whole genome shotgun sequence genome encodes the following:
- the LOC135199618 gene encoding kinetochore protein Spc24-like, whose amino-acid sequence MQDENSVEKDINALHDCVSHLQSSIANNKSSADLISAGDILSSTFAAVEYEQLSMKETLKELLKVEEEEVETLDNIRSETMGAGVAQQIAQISQANRNKNTLEEEIVSLKDNISHVENLEHQLEKRVKASSQHSLNALPKINSTSQTYISISRLKWDYTAPEDVIKGFVIHPKKKDVTPFKINKPNHSQFFITNFLWQQIAIDNDF is encoded by the exons ATGCAAGACGAGAACAGTGTCGAAAAAGACATCAATGCATTACATGATTGTGTTAGCCACCTGCAGTCAAGTATTGCTAATAACAAAAGCAGTGCAGACTTAATTTCTGCTGGCGACATCTTGTCAAGTACGTTTGCAGCAGTCGAATATGAACAATTATCCATGAAGGAAACTCTAAAAG AATTGCTGAAAGTTGAAGAGGAGGAGGTAGAAACGTTAGATAATATTCGATCTGAGACAATGGGAGCGGGAGTAGCACAACAAATTGCACAGATATCTCAAGCAAATAGAAACAAG aATACTTTGGAAGAAGAAATTGTTTCGTTGAAAGACAACATTAGTCATGTGGAAAATCTGGAACATCAGTTAGAGAAGAGGGTCAAGGCTTCCAGCCAACACAGCTTAAATGCTCTTCCTAAAATAAA ttCCACAAGCCAAACTTACATAAGTATTTCCCGACTGAAGTGGGATTACACAGCTCCGGAAGATGTAATCAAAGGat TTGTCATCCATCCAAAGAAGAAAGATGTCACGCCCTTCAAGATTAACAAGCCGAACCATTCACAGTTTTTCATCACAAATTTCCTGTGGCAACAAATCGCCATTGATAATGACTTCTGA